From a region of the Janthinobacterium sp. 61 genome:
- a CDS encoding PAS domain-containing sensor histidine kinase: MAYPPMRLSLLTRWTALIVTLLVLGIVIALLLAHFLPGQPLLVLAGTLLCVLPVAVITIRAQLQSMLSLFRALSGTVASYQDGDFGFSLRWPQNDELADLVAAHNALGDVLRKQRLDLVQRELLLDTMVQNTPVAMLLVAEGSAIVYANLAARQLLHHGRRLEGHHLADIVREAAPALAEALARRNDGLFTSGEGEQEEVYHLARRSFSLNGRKHELLLLRQLTLELRRQEVQTWKKVIRVISHELNNSLAPLASLAHSGAELVRRGQTERLPQILATIEERTRHLETFILGYARFAKLPAPRLAPCEWQPFLDSLTSQAAFTLDGTPPAQAAVFDAAQMQQALLNLLKNALESGSKPQHIGLHVSQGQGQLRIEVRDRGPGMSGAVLENALVPFYSTKRSGTGLGLALAREIAEAHGGRITLANREGGGLAVTLILPLQDRN; the protein is encoded by the coding sequence ATGGCATACCCTCCCATGCGCCTCTCCCTGCTCACGCGCTGGACGGCGCTGATCGTCACCTTGCTGGTGCTGGGCATAGTCATCGCCTTGCTGCTGGCGCATTTTTTGCCGGGCCAGCCGCTGCTGGTGCTGGCGGGTACCCTGCTGTGCGTGCTGCCGGTGGCCGTCATTACCATCCGCGCGCAGCTGCAATCGATGCTGTCGCTGTTTCGCGCCTTGAGCGGCACGGTTGCCAGTTACCAGGACGGCGACTTCGGCTTCAGCTTGCGCTGGCCGCAGAACGATGAACTGGCCGACCTGGTGGCGGCCCACAATGCGCTGGGCGACGTGCTGCGCAAGCAGCGCCTGGATCTGGTGCAGCGCGAACTGCTGCTCGACACCATGGTGCAAAACACGCCGGTGGCCATGCTGCTGGTGGCCGAGGGCAGCGCCATCGTCTACGCCAACCTGGCCGCGCGCCAGTTGCTGCACCACGGCCGCCGGCTCGAAGGACACCACCTGGCAGACATCGTGCGCGAGGCGGCGCCAGCCCTGGCCGAGGCGCTGGCGCGCCGCAACGATGGCCTGTTTACCAGCGGCGAAGGGGAGCAGGAAGAGGTGTATCACCTGGCACGGCGCAGCTTCAGCCTGAACGGGCGCAAGCACGAACTGCTGCTGTTGCGTCAACTGACCCTGGAACTGCGGCGCCAGGAGGTGCAAACCTGGAAGAAAGTCATCCGCGTCATCAGCCATGAGCTCAACAACTCGCTGGCGCCACTGGCCTCGCTGGCCCATTCCGGCGCCGAGCTGGTGCGCCGCGGCCAGACCGAGCGCCTGCCGCAAATCCTCGCCACCATCGAGGAACGCACGCGTCACCTGGAAACTTTTATCCTCGGCTATGCGCGCTTTGCCAAGCTGCCCGCACCACGCCTGGCGCCATGCGAGTGGCAACCCTTCCTCGACAGCCTGACCTCGCAAGCGGCCTTCACGCTTGACGGCACGCCGCCCGCGCAGGCCGCCGTGTTCGATGCGGCGCAAATGCAGCAGGCGCTGCTCAACCTGCTCAAGAACGCGCTGGAATCCGGTTCAAAGCCCCAGCATATCGGCCTGCACGTCAGCCAGGGTCAAGGGCAGCTGCGCATCGAAGTGCGCGACCGCGGGCCGGGCATGAGCGGTGCCGTGCTGGAAAACGCGCTGGTGCCGTTTTATTCCACCAAGCGCAGCGGCACGGGACTCGGCCTGGCCCTGGCGCGCGAAATCGCCGAAGCGCACGGTGGACGCATCACCCTCGCCAACCGCGAAGGCGGAGGACTGGCGGTAACCTTGATTCTTCCATTGCAGGACAGAAATTAG
- a CDS encoding sigma-54 dependent transcriptional regulator, giving the protein MPTVLIIDDNAAVAIALDVLFSLHEIDAVRAASPEEGLLLLERHAIDLVVQDMNFTADTTSGEEGSALFHAIRARYPDLPVILLTAWTQLDAAVDLIKSGAADYLAKPWDDRRLITSVQNLLELGQANRALRQRVMAEQRQRHALEHDFDLRGMVWQDPATERVVHLACQVARADVPVLISGPNGSGKERIAAIVQANSQVASGPFVVLNCGAVPVELIEAELFGAEAGAYTGITRARDGKFDAADGGTLFLDEIGNLPLAGQMKLLRVLETGRFERLGSNRERQVKVRVISASNADLPAMIRAGTFREDLFYRLNVIELRLPPLAQRPLDILVLARHFLGSEKTLDVQAQATLLAHGWPGNVRELKNVMQRASLLTAGPVIGAQETGLPLAGLPSLRAPQDADATETDRDSVVAALARAHGVVAQAAQELGLSRQALYRRMERLGIARG; this is encoded by the coding sequence ATGCCTACCGTACTGATTATTGACGACAATGCCGCCGTGGCCATCGCGCTCGACGTGCTGTTTTCCCTGCACGAGATCGACGCCGTGCGCGCCGCCTCGCCCGAGGAAGGCCTGCTTCTGCTCGAGCGCCACGCCATCGACCTGGTGGTGCAGGACATGAACTTCACGGCCGACACCACCTCGGGCGAGGAAGGCAGCGCGCTGTTCCACGCCATCCGCGCGCGCTACCCGGACCTGCCCGTGATTCTGCTGACGGCATGGACCCAGCTCGATGCGGCCGTCGACTTGATCAAGTCCGGCGCGGCCGACTATCTGGCCAAGCCATGGGATGACAGGCGCCTGATCACCAGCGTCCAGAACCTGCTGGAGCTGGGGCAGGCCAACCGCGCGCTGCGTCAGCGTGTGATGGCCGAGCAGCGCCAGCGCCACGCCCTGGAGCACGACTTCGATCTGCGCGGCATGGTATGGCAAGATCCGGCCACCGAAAGAGTGGTGCACCTGGCCTGCCAGGTGGCGCGCGCCGACGTGCCCGTGCTCATTTCGGGGCCGAACGGCAGCGGCAAGGAACGCATCGCCGCCATCGTGCAAGCCAATTCCCAGGTCGCCAGCGGTCCCTTCGTCGTGCTCAATTGCGGCGCCGTGCCGGTGGAGTTGATCGAAGCGGAACTGTTCGGCGCCGAGGCTGGCGCCTACACCGGCATCACCCGCGCACGCGATGGCAAGTTCGATGCGGCCGACGGCGGCACCCTGTTCCTCGACGAGATCGGCAACCTGCCGCTGGCCGGGCAAATGAAACTGCTGCGCGTGCTGGAAACGGGACGCTTCGAGCGCCTTGGCTCGAACCGCGAGCGGCAAGTGAAAGTGCGCGTCATCAGCGCCAGCAACGCCGACCTGCCAGCGATGATCAGGGCAGGCACGTTTCGCGAAGACCTGTTCTACCGATTGAACGTGATCGAACTGCGCCTGCCTCCACTGGCCCAGCGCCCGCTTGACATCCTGGTGCTGGCGCGGCATTTCCTGGGCAGTGAGAAAACGCTGGATGTGCAGGCACAGGCTACCCTGCTGGCGCACGGCTGGCCGGGCAATGTGCGCGAACTGAAAAACGTCATGCAGCGCGCCAGTCTGCTGACGGCCGGCCCGGTGATCGGCGCGCAGGAAACAGGCTTGCCACTGGCGGGACTGCCATCGCTGCGCGCACCTCAGGATGCCGACGCGACAGAGACGGACCGCGACAGCGTCGTCGCCGCCCTGGCGCGCGCACACGGCGTGGTGGCGCAGGCGGCGCAGGAACTGGGGCTCTCGCGCCAGGCGCTGTACCGGCGCATGGAACGCCTGGGCATCGCACGCGGCTGA
- a CDS encoding ABC transporter permease, with protein sequence MEIRPILSALMRSKTGAILVAVQVALSLAILANALHIVNVRQEVAARPSGVAAERDVFHLLARNLRQQGHNEELALQKRLAAAARAVPGVVSVAQVSQVPLSRNGSSSGFAVNRTQENTSANAAVYLTPDSLIKTWGLKLVEGRDFTPAEITEVDQNVTKESPPQVIITRALAKKMYPGGGSALNMPMFMGTGEDAEKLQVVGVIERLQTQGAEVGERGEYSILFPVRLTGDGDALLTIRAEPGQRDRVMKEVEQAVRAATPDKLIVRIRSFDEDRDTRYRADRALSWMLITVSALLLLVTASGIVGIASLWVTQRRKQIGVRRALGARRIDILRYFLTENFMITSVGVAAGVMLALALNQLLVSQLEMARLPLPYLVGGALVFWLLGLGAVYGPAWRAASISPATATRSA encoded by the coding sequence ATGGAAATCCGACCCATCCTGTCTGCGCTGATGCGCAGCAAAACCGGCGCCATCCTGGTTGCCGTGCAGGTAGCCCTGAGTCTGGCCATCCTGGCCAATGCCCTGCATATCGTCAACGTACGCCAGGAGGTGGCGGCGCGCCCCAGCGGCGTGGCGGCAGAGCGCGACGTCTTCCATCTGCTGGCGCGCAACTTGCGCCAGCAGGGCCACAATGAAGAACTGGCTCTGCAAAAGCGCCTGGCCGCCGCTGCGCGTGCCGTGCCGGGCGTCGTCTCAGTGGCGCAGGTAAGCCAGGTGCCGCTGTCGCGCAACGGCAGCAGCAGCGGCTTTGCTGTCAACCGCACACAGGAAAACACCTCCGCCAATGCCGCCGTGTATCTCACCCCCGACTCGCTGATCAAGACATGGGGCTTGAAACTGGTGGAAGGGCGCGATTTTACGCCCGCTGAAATTACGGAAGTTGACCAGAATGTGACAAAAGAATCACCACCGCAAGTCATCATCACGCGGGCGCTGGCAAAAAAAATGTACCCTGGCGGCGGCAGCGCCTTGAACATGCCCATGTTCATGGGCACCGGCGAGGACGCAGAGAAATTGCAGGTCGTCGGCGTCATCGAACGGTTGCAGACCCAGGGGGCGGAAGTGGGCGAGCGCGGCGAATATTCAATCCTGTTTCCCGTGCGCCTGACGGGCGACGGCGATGCATTGCTGACCATCCGAGCCGAACCGGGTCAGCGTGACCGCGTGATGAAAGAAGTGGAACAAGCCGTCCGCGCAGCCACGCCGGACAAACTGATCGTGCGCATCCGCAGCTTCGACGAAGACCGCGACACGCGCTACCGCGCCGACCGCGCCCTGTCGTGGATGCTGATCACCGTCTCGGCCCTGCTCCTGCTGGTGACGGCCAGCGGCATCGTCGGCATTGCCAGCCTGTGGGTCACGCAGCGGCGCAAGCAGATCGGCGTACGGCGCGCGCTCGGTGCGCGCCGCATCGACATCTTGCGCTACTTCCTGACGGAGAACTTCATGATCACCAGCGTGGGCGTGGCGGCCGGCGTAATGCTGGCCCTCGCGCTGAACCAGCTGCTGGTGAGCCAGCTGGAAATGGCCCGCCTGCCCCTGCCCTATCTGGTGGGAGGCGCGCTGGTGTTCTGGCTTCTGGGCCTGGGCGCAGTGTACGGTCCGGCATGGCGTGCGGCCAGTATTTCGCCTGCCACGGCGACGCGCAGCGCATGA
- a CDS encoding ABC transporter permease: MFQYYFLLGLRSLRRNPALTALMVLTLAIGVAASISTLTILHVMSGNPLPHKNGRMFVPLLDNGPLAGYTPGNKSGDDQLSYRDAVNFQNSKLGERRSVMYGVSGAIEPARKDIGAFSSQGLAAYRDFFPMFETPFRYGQPWSAADDAAGADVVVLSRKLAEKLYGDSNPVGQRMTLMGFQYQITGVLDKWDPVPRIHRIIGSGAFGSEDSYFIPFTSAIRHQMSHNGSMSCSGNREPGYQGTLDSECTWMQFWFEMASDGQRSELQNYLDSYAQEQRKLGRLKRNAPNQLFTIDEWMAHLRVVGNDNKLSAWLAFGFLALCLVNTIGLLLAKFSVRAAEVGIRRALGASRSDIFRQFLIETTVIGLAGGVLGLLLSFGALALIGMQSKQLTVAAHMDWVMLAMTFVISVAAAILAGLLPTWRACQVTPALQLKSQ; encoded by the coding sequence ATGTTCCAGTATTACTTCCTGCTCGGCCTGCGCAGCCTGCGCCGCAATCCGGCCCTGACGGCACTGATGGTGCTGACCCTGGCCATCGGCGTGGCTGCCAGCATTTCCACTCTCACCATCCTGCACGTCATGTCCGGCAATCCCCTGCCGCACAAGAATGGCCGGATGTTCGTGCCGTTGCTCGACAACGGTCCCCTCGCCGGCTATACGCCGGGTAACAAGTCGGGCGACGACCAGCTCAGCTACCGCGACGCCGTCAATTTCCAGAACAGTAAACTGGGCGAACGGCGTAGCGTCATGTATGGCGTGAGCGGCGCCATCGAACCAGCACGCAAGGATATCGGCGCTTTCAGTTCCCAGGGACTGGCAGCCTACCGCGACTTCTTCCCCATGTTCGAGACGCCGTTCCGATACGGCCAGCCGTGGAGTGCTGCCGACGATGCCGCCGGTGCCGATGTCGTCGTCCTGTCGCGCAAGCTGGCGGAAAAGCTGTACGGCGACAGCAATCCGGTCGGCCAGCGCATGACACTCATGGGTTTCCAGTATCAGATCACGGGTGTGCTCGATAAATGGGACCCGGTACCGCGCATCCACCGCATCATCGGCAGCGGCGCCTTCGGCAGCGAAGACAGCTACTTCATCCCGTTCACCAGCGCGATACGCCATCAGATGAGCCACAACGGCAGCATGAGCTGCAGCGGCAACCGCGAGCCTGGCTACCAGGGCACGCTCGACTCGGAATGCACGTGGATGCAGTTCTGGTTCGAGATGGCCAGCGATGGTCAGCGCAGCGAATTGCAGAACTACCTCGACAGCTATGCGCAGGAACAGCGCAAGCTGGGCCGCCTGAAGCGCAATGCCCCCAACCAGCTGTTTACCATCGATGAATGGATGGCGCACCTGCGCGTGGTCGGCAACGACAACAAGCTGTCGGCCTGGCTGGCCTTTGGCTTCCTGGCCCTGTGCCTGGTCAACACCATCGGCCTGCTGCTGGCCAAATTTTCCGTGCGCGCCGCCGAAGTCGGCATCCGCCGCGCACTGGGCGCCTCGCGCAGCGACATCTTCCGCCAGTTCCTCATCGAGACGACCGTCATCGGCCTGGCTGGCGGCGTGCTTGGCCTGCTGCTGTCCTTCGGCGCATTGGCACTCATCGGCATGCAGTCGAAGCAGCTGACCGTCGCCGCGCACATGGACTGGGTGATGCTGGCCATGACCTTCGTCATCTCGGTGGCCGCAGCGATCCTGGCCGGCCTGCTGCCAACCTGGCGCGCCTGCCAGGTGACGCCGGCCCTCCAGCTCAAATCCCAATAA
- a CDS encoding ABC transporter ATP-binding protein — MLRMQNLNKVYRTHMIETHALRGFEIHVKQGEFVTVTGPSGSGKTSFLNIAGLLEEFTDGEYILDGVNVKGMNDNARSRLRNEKLGFIFQGFNLIPDLSLFDNVDVPLRYRGYNSAERRERIEDALAKVGLASRMKHYPAELSGGQQQRVAIARALAGSPKLLLADEPTGNLDTQMARGVMELLEDINAQGTTILMVTHDPELALRSQRNVHIIDGQVSDLVHKGPSLASSQAKAGSNAATA; from the coding sequence ATGCTGCGCATGCAAAACCTGAACAAAGTCTACCGCACCCACATGATCGAAACGCACGCGTTGCGCGGTTTTGAAATCCACGTCAAGCAGGGGGAATTCGTCACTGTCACGGGACCGTCCGGCTCCGGCAAGACGAGCTTCCTGAACATCGCCGGCCTGCTCGAGGAATTCACGGATGGCGAATACATACTCGACGGCGTCAACGTGAAAGGCATGAACGACAATGCCCGTTCGCGCCTGCGCAATGAAAAACTGGGCTTCATCTTCCAGGGTTTTAATCTGATCCCCGATCTGTCGCTGTTCGACAACGTCGACGTGCCGCTGCGCTACCGGGGCTATAACAGCGCCGAACGACGCGAACGCATCGAGGATGCCTTGGCAAAGGTGGGACTGGCCTCGCGCATGAAGCACTATCCGGCCGAATTGTCGGGCGGCCAGCAACAGCGCGTGGCGATCGCGCGCGCGCTGGCCGGGTCGCCCAAGCTGCTGCTGGCCGATGAACCGACAGGCAACCTCGACACGCAGATGGCGCGCGGCGTGATGGAGCTGCTCGAAGACATCAATGCGCAAGGCACCACCATACTGATGGTCACGCACGATCCGGAACTGGCGCTGCGCAGCCAGCGCAATGTGCACATCATCGACGGCCAGGTGTCGGACCTGGTGCACAAGGGGCCATCGCTGGCAAGCAGCCAGGCAAAGGCCGGCAGCAACGCCGCCACCGCCTGA
- a CDS encoding efflux RND transporter periplasmic adaptor subunit translates to MIRDTSSQDAVLSAPPGQRHKKRALLLAGAVIVIGGAVAVFAGWRNSEHSVNASRLRIAEVTRGTLIRDAAVNGRVVAAISPTLYSTTVATVTLKAKAGDTVKKGDILAVLESPDLSDALKREQSSVQQLEAEVARQQILAKKQKLLARREADTAEIERLSAQRTLERYESVAQVGIIAKIDYQKAKDALNSADIRSKHASQAAGLESEDVTLALKTKVNELERQRLSRDNAQRRVDELTVRAPVNGFIGTLSVANRSVVQANTALMTLVDLSQLEVELEVPETYVADIGLGMSAEIETGAIKATGKLSALSPEVVKNQVLARVRFNGEQPAGLRQNQRITARLLIDEKPNVLMLARGPFVEAEGGRFAYVVRDGVAIRTPIKMGATSVSSVEILDGLKLGDKVVVAGTESFENAARISINQ, encoded by the coding sequence ATGATCCGCGATACCTCCTCTCAAGACGCCGTACTGTCCGCCCCGCCGGGCCAGCGCCACAAGAAACGCGCCCTGCTGCTGGCCGGCGCCGTCATCGTCATCGGCGGCGCCGTCGCCGTATTTGCCGGCTGGCGCAACAGCGAACATTCCGTCAATGCCAGCCGCCTGCGCATCGCCGAGGTCACGCGCGGCACCCTGATCCGCGACGCAGCCGTGAATGGCCGCGTGGTGGCCGCCATCAGCCCCACCCTGTACTCGACCACGGTGGCCACAGTGACCCTGAAGGCCAAGGCGGGTGACACGGTAAAAAAAGGCGACATCCTGGCCGTGCTTGAATCGCCGGACCTCTCCGACGCCCTGAAACGGGAGCAGTCGAGCGTGCAGCAACTGGAAGCGGAAGTGGCGCGCCAGCAGATCCTGGCAAAAAAACAGAAGCTGCTGGCGCGGCGCGAAGCCGATACGGCGGAAATCGAACGCCTGTCAGCGCAGCGCACCCTGGAACGCTACGAAAGCGTGGCGCAAGTGGGCATCATCGCCAAAATCGATTACCAGAAGGCCAAGGACGCGCTCAATTCAGCCGACATCCGCAGCAAGCACGCTTCGCAGGCGGCAGGCCTGGAAAGCGAGGACGTGACCCTGGCACTGAAGACCAAGGTCAATGAACTGGAACGCCAGCGCCTGAGCCGCGACAACGCCCAGCGCCGCGTCGATGAACTGACCGTGCGCGCCCCCGTCAACGGCTTCATCGGCACGCTCTCGGTGGCCAACCGCAGCGTGGTGCAAGCCAATACGGCGCTGATGACCCTGGTCGACCTGTCGCAGCTGGAAGTCGAGTTGGAAGTGCCGGAAACGTATGTGGCCGATATCGGCCTGGGCATGAGCGCGGAAATCGAAACGGGTGCCATCAAGGCGACAGGGAAACTGTCGGCGCTGTCGCCGGAAGTAGTGAAAAACCAGGTGCTGGCACGCGTGCGCTTCAATGGTGAACAACCGGCAGGGCTGCGGCAAAACCAGCGCATCACGGCGCGCCTGCTGATCGACGAAAAGCCGAATGTGCTGATGCTGGCGCGCGGCCCCTTCGTCGAGGCAGAAGGCGGCCGTTTCGCCTATGTGGTGCGCGACGGCGTGGCCATCCGCACCCCCATCAAGATGGGCGCCACCAGCGTCTCATCCGTGGAAATTCTCGATGGCCTGAAGCTGGGCGACAAGGTCGTCGTCGCCGGCACGGAATCGTTTGAAAACGCTGCCCGCATCTCCATCAACCAATAA
- a CDS encoding DNA mismatch repair protein MutS codes for MDLDNLAIGLICGVAVMARGAMLIPDWSLMPSSPSQFSSLNRWLRQFASLPEPAEFDYPFARSDIAMLQQVEAGPVQLDEQTWDEMLLDDYHMQLADQTSILGQQRLHQRLASGMASAASRARITALLAAPAQQAALEQAMRPLRTADMEVAALLCGAPPSAPPWWSRWLLLPTLVLLVALLAAWLVAPLAWAVVVPVWLFLMALQMRFYDRCKPWARSVFTLQQILLVHGRLGALDSPFTAQLREGVRAAGVINRQITPLGWIKMIPLLSEYDDWLMLGNIRRYFHSLRVVRRERAFLRQSFRLLADLEADVALARHVRGRPQFCWAQEADARQLSLDAMVHPLLGGAKPLSLRLDGRGAFISGQNAIGKSTLLRGVGLNLISARAFGFCYAQAAHVPMLPLYSSMQNEDSLDGGESLYIAELRRARELLALAESGEPALFLIDEIFRGTNHLESVAAAAAVLHSLAARHLVIVSSHNLVLGPLLEDCLAPWCVRRDDAGALQLAPGVLQATNGIALLAQRGFDAGIADKAGRVFDWLSTHMAQPADCGGVLERA; via the coding sequence ATGGATCTTGATAATCTGGCAATCGGCCTGATCTGTGGCGTGGCAGTGATGGCGCGCGGCGCCATGCTGATCCCTGATTGGAGCCTGATGCCGTCCTCGCCCTCCCAGTTTTCTAGCCTGAACCGCTGGCTGCGCCAGTTTGCCAGCCTGCCTGAACCGGCGGAATTCGATTACCCCTTTGCCCGCAGCGACATTGCCATGCTGCAGCAGGTCGAAGCTGGCCCGGTCCAGCTCGATGAACAGACCTGGGACGAAATGCTGCTCGATGACTACCATATGCAGCTCGCCGATCAGACCAGCATTCTTGGCCAGCAGCGATTGCATCAGCGTCTGGCGAGCGGCATGGCAAGTGCCGCGTCGCGCGCGCGCATCACGGCCCTGCTGGCCGCGCCGGCACAGCAGGCAGCGCTCGAGCAAGCCATGCGGCCGCTGCGCACGGCAGACATGGAAGTGGCTGCGCTGCTGTGCGGCGCGCCCCCGTCAGCGCCGCCGTGGTGGAGCCGCTGGCTGCTGCTGCCGACCCTGGTGCTGCTGGTAGCGCTGCTGGCCGCGTGGCTGGTCGCGCCGTTGGCGTGGGCCGTCGTCGTTCCCGTCTGGCTCTTCCTGATGGCGTTGCAGATGCGTTTTTACGATCGCTGCAAACCGTGGGCGCGTAGCGTGTTTACCTTGCAGCAGATATTGCTGGTGCATGGCCGCCTGGGAGCGCTCGATTCGCCGTTCACGGCGCAGTTGCGCGAAGGCGTCCGGGCGGCAGGCGTGATCAATCGCCAGATCACGCCGCTGGGCTGGATCAAGATGATTCCCCTGCTGAGCGAATATGACGACTGGCTCATGCTGGGCAATATCCGGCGCTATTTCCATAGCCTGCGCGTGGTGCGGCGCGAACGGGCCTTCTTGCGCCAGAGTTTCCGGTTGCTGGCCGACCTCGAGGCCGACGTGGCACTGGCGCGCCACGTGCGCGGCCGCCCGCAATTTTGCTGGGCGCAGGAAGCCGATGCGCGGCAGTTGTCGCTCGATGCCATGGTGCATCCGCTGCTGGGCGGTGCCAAGCCGCTGTCGCTGCGGCTCGATGGCCGGGGCGCCTTCATTTCGGGGCAGAATGCGATCGGAAAAAGTACCTTGCTGCGCGGCGTGGGACTCAATCTGATCAGCGCACGCGCCTTCGGCTTTTGCTATGCGCAGGCCGCCCACGTGCCCATGCTGCCGCTGTATTCGAGCATGCAGAATGAAGATTCCCTCGATGGCGGCGAAAGTCTATATATTGCTGAACTGCGGCGCGCGCGCGAACTGCTGGCGCTGGCCGAGAGCGGGGAACCGGCGCTGTTCCTGATCGACGAGATTTTTCGCGGCACGAACCACCTTGAATCGGTGGCGGCGGCGGCCGCCGTGCTGCATTCCCTGGCCGCGCGCCACCTGGTGATCGTCTCGTCGCACAACCTGGTACTGGGGCCGCTGCTGGAAGACTGCCTGGCGCCCTGGTGCGTGCGCCGCGATGACGCTGGCGCGCTGCAGCTGGCGCCCGGCGTGCTGCAGGCCACGAACGGCATCGCCCTGCTGGCGCAGCGCGGTTTTGACGCCGGTATCGCGGACAAGGCCGGACGCGTCTTCGACTGGCTCAGCACGCACATGGCGCAGCCGGCCGATTGCGGCGGCGTGCTGGAGCGGGCCTGA
- a CDS encoding phosphoethanolamine transferase produces MRSLLRPATLFLLLTYALLTAVPFVPALLGRALEHPWQMLTLELLAWLAVWSVFKRPAYFHWLLVPAFLALPTEIYLFIFYGQGISTHHLGIIFETSPKEAMEFLGQKVWLMGAVMLGVIAWCALGWLAATRTRDLDWRGKTRPAAFVLLILLGGFWWYGYEFGFEAKVLHSAPASAKASLPPASAKAGASGFGDASSADDETAEDDEESSKPENASIAGADETGLGWPSLPHWARLPYAFDTVSNSWPFGLAARGFDFYKERRYLAELGKKSSSFRFGAHQQHPDAHPEVVVMVIGESSRYDRWSLNGYERDTNPLLKQESNLVPLADVITAVSATRLSVPVIISRKPATQSLKDGFSEKSFLTAYKEAGFKTYWLSNQISFGQFDTPVSVFAKEADVVQFLNLGGFTNNSNFDQILFDPFKNALADPAPKKLIVLHTLGSHWNYSQRYPKSFDKWQPSLFGVDKPVYTDTAIKPQLNNSYDSSILYTDWFLSNVIGMLKDDGQRTALRSSLVYVADHGQTLYDGSCRLAFHGHNTQFEFHVPAFVWYSPQFQQHYPDKVTQLQRHQKARLSTENMFHTLLDLGDIRFAGEQPEWSIASPRFKQHKRYVDSYGWTNYDNAIIRGDCREVIDKSTPEKQEK; encoded by the coding sequence ATGCGCTCCTTGCTTCGCCCTGCCACTCTGTTCCTGCTCCTGACGTATGCCTTGCTGACGGCCGTGCCTTTCGTCCCCGCGCTGCTGGGGCGTGCGCTCGAACATCCCTGGCAGATGCTCACGCTTGAGCTGCTGGCCTGGCTGGCCGTATGGAGCGTGTTCAAGCGCCCCGCATACTTTCACTGGCTGCTGGTGCCCGCCTTCCTGGCCCTGCCGACGGAAATCTACCTGTTCATCTTCTATGGCCAGGGCATTTCCACGCACCACCTGGGCATCATCTTCGAAACCAGCCCCAAGGAAGCGATGGAGTTCCTGGGGCAAAAAGTGTGGCTGATGGGCGCCGTCATGCTGGGCGTGATCGCCTGGTGCGCGCTCGGCTGGTTGGCGGCCACGCGCACGCGCGACCTCGACTGGCGCGGCAAGACGCGCCCGGCCGCCTTCGTATTGCTGATCCTGCTGGGCGGCTTCTGGTGGTATGGCTACGAATTCGGTTTCGAGGCCAAGGTTCTGCATAGCGCTCCCGCATCAGCCAAGGCCAGCCTGCCGCCAGCCAGCGCCAAGGCAGGCGCTTCCGGCTTCGGCGACGCCAGCTCGGCCGACGACGAAACGGCCGAAGACGACGAGGAAAGCAGCAAGCCGGAGAACGCCAGCATCGCCGGCGCCGACGAAACGGGACTGGGCTGGCCCAGCCTTCCCCACTGGGCGCGCCTGCCCTATGCATTCGACACCGTCAGCAATTCCTGGCCCTTCGGCCTGGCCGCGCGCGGCTTCGATTTTTACAAGGAACGTCGGTACCTGGCCGAACTGGGAAAGAAGAGCAGCAGCTTCCGTTTCGGCGCGCACCAGCAACATCCCGACGCCCATCCGGAAGTAGTCGTCATGGTAATCGGCGAATCGTCGCGCTACGACCGCTGGAGCCTGAACGGTTATGAGCGCGACACCAATCCCCTGCTGAAACAGGAAAGCAACCTGGTGCCGCTGGCCGACGTCATCACGGCCGTTTCCGCCACGCGCCTGTCCGTGCCCGTCATCATCTCGCGCAAGCCGGCCACGCAAAGCCTCAAGGATGGCTTCTCGGAAAAATCCTTCCTCACCGCCTACAAGGAAGCGGGCTTCAAGACCTACTGGCTGTCGAACCAGATCTCGTTCGGCCAATTCGATACGCCCGTATCCGTGTTTGCCAAGGAGGCAGACGTGGTGCAATTCCTGAACCTGGGCGGCTTCACCAATAATTCGAACTTCGACCAGATCCTGTTCGATCCGTTCAAGAACGCGCTGGCCGACCCGGCGCCGAAAAAGCTCATCGTGCTGCACACCCTGGGCAGCCACTGGAACTACAGCCAGCGTTATCCGAAATCCTTCGACAAGTGGCAACCGTCGCTGTTCGGCGTCGACAAGCCCGTCTACACGGACACGGCCATCAAGCCACAGCTGAACAACAGCTACGACAGCTCCATCCTGTACACGGACTGGTTCCTGTCAAACGTGATCGGCATGCTGAAGGATGATGGCCAGCGCACCGCCCTGCGCAGCTCGCTCGTCTACGTGGCCGATCACGGCCAGACCTTGTACGACGGCAGCTGCCGCCTGGCCTTCCATGGCCACAACACGCAGTTCGAGTTCCACGTGCCCGCCTTCGTCTGGTATTCGCCGCAATTCCAGCAGCACTATCCGGACAAGGTGACGCAGCTGCAGCGCCATCAGAAGGCACGCCTGTCGACGGAAAACATGTTCCATACCCTGCTCGACCTGGGCGACATCCGCTTCGCCGGCGAACAGCCCGAATGGAGCATCGCCAGCCCCCGTTTCAAGCAGCACAAGCGCTACGTCGACAGCTACGGCTGGACCAACTACGACAACGCCATCATCCGCGGCGATTGCCGCGAAGTGATCGACAAGAGCACGCCGGAGAAACAGGAAAAGTAA